CCTCGACGCCCTGGCCCTGGTCGGGGCCGCCCTCGTCTTCTGGACCGTCGGCGCTCTCATCTGGGCCCGGCTGCCCGCCGAGGATGCCCCCGCCCGCTTCGTCTGGACGGCCCTGGCCGCCGTGACCGGCGCGGCGCTCTGGCTGCTGCTGGTCATCCTGCGCGGCGCGCTGGGCTGAGACGCTCGTGACATTGACGAAGCGCTTTCTCGGGGCTATATTACAAATTGCGAGAACGTCAAGCAATCCAGCGAACGTGCAATCCAGCGAACGTGAGATATGTAAAAGCGAGAAAAGCGAGAAAAGAGGGATCATGATGCGCAAGCTCATACTCGTTTTACTATTAGTTTTCAGTTCCCTTGTTTCCGCTCAGACTGCCAGCGCCACACGCGGCATTGATTATCAAAACACGGGCCAAAGTCCCTATGTTGGTCCCCATGAAGGTGTAAGGTTGTTGTGGTATAAGCCCTGGACGGGTTATGGGCGTATAACGATGGATTCACAAGGGTATATATACCATAATTTATATAGTCAGAGCGGTAAGTTTGATATCAATGGAAATTTAGTAGCTACTTATGATCACCCTGGTCAGTGGTTTTATTCTTGGTGGCCGGTTATATCCCCTGACGAAAGCAACGTAATAATTAAGAATATAATAATACAGAGTAATTATCAAGATGGAATTTACATAGAGGAAGGTGTAATTTCTAATGCTGGAGAATTCTTTGGTAATTTTACTGATGATGGTAATCCACTTTTATTTGGTGAATTATACGATGATGATGTATACTATATTAAGGAGTATGCCATATCAGGAACTGAAATATGGGGTGAAGTAATTAATAACTATGATTATCATAACTTAGGCTTTTATCCGACAATAACATATTCTAGTAACATCATTTGCGCAAATACATACCAATATCCATACGGCGGAGGTGGTGGCGAGTATGACTGGTTCTACGATATGAATGGCAACAGAACTATCGATGAAGATAATAATGTGTATATAGTGCTAGCAGACTATCCTTATTCATATCGAGCTGCTGTTGACGAAGAAGGAAATGAGTTGTGGAGCTATACATATGATTTCGATGTAAATCCAGAAATGTATCTGCGTTACATTTCTTATCACCCCGATGGTTTCCTGGTAGTCAACGGTTATTCTCTATTCGCCTTTGATCCCACTGACGGCTCCATCCTCTGGGGTCCGGTGCTGGAGGATAACCATGTTGATCCAACAGATAAACCGATTATTGATGCTGATGGGTATATCTATACAGCAGAGTCCGGTGTTTTTGATGATTTGGTATGCTTGGATAGTTCCGGTACTGAGGTCTGGCGAGAAGAGGTTGAATTACCAATTAGCGGTAATCCCGAGTGGGGACCATTTGAACATACAATAATCGCACCAAATGGCAATCTATACTATGTCGGCGGCACAAGCGAAGATGGCCGATTCATGATTTGCCTGACCGCCTCCGGCGCCTGGGTCAACGACACCAACTTCGCCGCCGAGGTCAACGACGACGGTAACGTCGAACTTAAGTGGACCGATACCCCCGAGTGGCCCTTCCACAGCTACGTGGTCGATCGCGTGATCAAGGAAGACCACTACGCCGGCGTCCATCCGGTACATGAGCAGCCCCTGCCCGCCGACGGCGGCCCCTACGAACTCCTCGACACCGACCTCGAACCCGGCCAGACCTGGGAGTACACGCTCAAGGCCGTCCGCGGCGACGGCATCACCCACCCCTACGGCCCCATCGAGGTGACGATCCCGGACCCACGGGGCCGGGCGCTGTTCCTCGATCACCCCTATCCCAACCCGGCCAACAGCGCCGTCACGCTGGAGTACGAGCTGCCCTCCGGCCTGGACACCGTCGAGCTGACCATCTACGACCTCTCCGGCCGCGGCATCACCACGCTGGACCTCGATCCCACCCCCGGCCGCCACTGCCTCATCCTCCCCACCGACAGCTACCCCCAGGGCGTCTACCTGGCCCGGATCGCCGGCGATAACGCTAGCGCAACCCGTCGGTTCGTCATCAGCCGCTAACGCACGATTGCCATGATGCACGTAGGGCGGGTCGTGGGATGAATCCCCCGCCCCCCGGCGTTAATCGACAGCCCTGTAGGGCGGGGACTGGCGTCCCCGCCGCCGTTCGTACGACAACACCGATCCGCACCCAACCGCCGATAACATAGGGCCGGCGGGTGTTTTTGCCCGCAGACCTCCCGCCAATGGGAGGTCTGCGGTATGCAAAAACCGTGACGGCCCGGCGGGCGGGATAGAAACCCCTACCGAGGCGATTTCCACACCACCGCGACGAGCGACCATCACCACCCTCGCATAAATGGAACACCCGGCAAATCTCTACCGTATTTATCGAGAAATAACCACCGGAGAACGAGATGAGAACCAACGTACTGCTGTCGGCCGTCCTGTTGGCCGTGCTACCGCTGACGGCCGCCTGCGGCGCCGCCGAAGACAGCGAAGGAGAAACCATGGCCCGCACCCGCGCCCCGGAGATCCCCGACGACGGCCCCGAGCGCTGGATCAACTCCGAACCCCTGACGATGGAGGAGCTGCGTGGCAGGGTGGTGCTGATCGACTTCTGGGAGTACACCTGCGTCAACTGCCTGCGCACCCTGCCCTACATCAGGGAGTGGCACGAGCGCTACGCCGAGGCCGGCCTGGTGATCATCGGCGTCCACGCCCCGGAGTTCGAGTTCGGCTACGAGCGGGAGAACGTCGCCGCCGCCGCCGCCGAGCTGGGCATCGACTACCCGGTCTATCTCGACAACGACTTCGAGCTCTGGAGCCGCTACGCCAACCGCTGGTGGCCGCGCAAGCTGATCATCGATCCGGCGGGCTACATCGCCCACGACCACATCGGCGAGGGCGGCTACGGCCACACCGAGGAAGTCATCCAGCGGTTGCTGGCCGAGGTCGATCCCGACTTCGCCCCGCCGCCGATCATGGAACCAGTCAACGACAAGGACAAGCCCGGCGCCGTCTGCCACCCGATGACACCGGAGCTCTACGCCGGATACCTGCGCGGACGCTTCGCCCACCGCGTCTACCCCGACCAGGAGACCGACTACGACACCGCCGCGGTCTACGATCTGCACAAGGCCCACCTGTTCGGCGAGTGGCGGGTCGAGAACGAACGCCTGCGCCATCTGGCCGCAACGGAGCCGCCCGGTGACCGCATCGACATCCGCTTCCGCGCCACCGAGGTCAACGCCGTACTGCACCGGGCCAAGGGCCGGACCTACGATGTGCGTGTCGAGCTGGACGGCGCGCCCCTGAAGCCGGAAGCCGCCGGTGCCGACGTTCACTGGGATGACGACGGCCACAGCTACCTGCTAATCGACGCCGGGCGGATGTACCGCATCCTCGACAGCCCACAGTACGGCGACCATATCCTCAGCTTGTACGCCGATTCGGCGGATTTCGCCCTCTACGCCTACACCTTCGGCGCCTGCACCACAGCGGGAGAGTGACCCGCCGGGGGGGACGGTGTTATAATCACCGCTGGAATGTACGCTCTGAGGAGTGAAAGGTGAGTGACAAGACCGACAAGAAAAAACGCCGCAAAGAGGCCGTCTCCCTGCCGACGGCGACGGTCAAACCAGCGCTCTGGCGGGGCCTGAGTCTGCTGGTCGCCGTCTTCTGCGGCTACTTCGGCCTGCTCCACCTGCGGGCCACACCGGCGGAGAACCCCCTGGCCGCCTGGGTCTACGGCGCAGTGGTCATTCTCGGTCTGCCCTGGCTGCTGCGCTGGGTCCTGGTCGGCTATTCCGACGGCGTCTACTGCAACTGGAGCCGGCTGGCCGATTGGCTGTTTCGCGACCCCCGACCCTACGAGGGCGGCAAGCGGATCATGCTGTTCATCGCCCTGGCCGGTGTCTTCCTCTACCCCCTCGCCGGGATGGTCGTCGCCCTGGTCGGCGGGTTCTCCCTGCGCCTGCTCGTCGCCCTCAGCGTCCTCCTCGCCATGGGCCTGATCAACGCCCTGGTGCTGGAACGCTACAACGCCCGCGTCTGCCGCGCCCTCTGATGCCCCGGCGCCCCAAGCTGGGACAGCACTTCCTCGTCAGCGAAGGCGTCGCCCGCCGCATCGCCGCCCTGGTCCCCGAAGGCGCCCCGGTGATCGAGGTCGGTCCCGGCCACGGCGCACTGACCGGCCACCTGCTGGAGCGGGCCGCCGAATACCTCGGCGTCGAACTCGACGCCTGGCTGGCCGAGCGCCTCGAGGCCCGCTTCGGCCAACGCCCCGACTTCAGCCTGGCCGGGATGGACTTCCTCCGCTTCACCCCGCCGCCGGAGATGGGCGATGAACTCGTCCTCATCGGCAACATCCCCTACGCCGTCTCCGCCAAGATCGCCCAGCGGGCCACGGCCGAGCCGCGCTACCGCCGGGCCGTATTGATGTTCCAACGCGAGTTCGCCCAACGGCTGACCGCCAAGGCCGGCCAGAGCGACTACG
This portion of the Candidatus Coatesbacteria bacterium genome encodes:
- a CDS encoding T9SS type A sorting domain-containing protein — its product is MMRKLILVLLLVFSSLVSAQTASATRGIDYQNTGQSPYVGPHEGVRLLWYKPWTGYGRITMDSQGYIYHNLYSQSGKFDINGNLVATYDHPGQWFYSWWPVISPDESNVIIKNIIIQSNYQDGIYIEEGVISNAGEFFGNFTDDGNPLLFGELYDDDVYYIKEYAISGTEIWGEVINNYDYHNLGFYPTITYSSNIICANTYQYPYGGGGGEYDWFYDMNGNRTIDEDNNVYIVLADYPYSYRAAVDEEGNELWSYTYDFDVNPEMYLRYISYHPDGFLVVNGYSLFAFDPTDGSILWGPVLEDNHVDPTDKPIIDADGYIYTAESGVFDDLVCLDSSGTEVWREEVELPISGNPEWGPFEHTIIAPNGNLYYVGGTSEDGRFMICLTASGAWVNDTNFAAEVNDDGNVELKWTDTPEWPFHSYVVDRVIKEDHYAGVHPVHEQPLPADGGPYELLDTDLEPGQTWEYTLKAVRGDGITHPYGPIEVTIPDPRGRALFLDHPYPNPANSAVTLEYELPSGLDTVELTIYDLSGRGITTLDLDPTPGRHCLILPTDSYPQGVYLARIAGDNASATRRFVISR
- a CDS encoding redoxin family protein yields the protein MRTNVLLSAVLLAVLPLTAACGAAEDSEGETMARTRAPEIPDDGPERWINSEPLTMEELRGRVVLIDFWEYTCVNCLRTLPYIREWHERYAEAGLVIIGVHAPEFEFGYERENVAAAAAELGIDYPVYLDNDFELWSRYANRWWPRKLIIDPAGYIAHDHIGEGGYGHTEEVIQRLLAEVDPDFAPPPIMEPVNDKDKPGAVCHPMTPELYAGYLRGRFAHRVYPDQETDYDTAAVYDLHKAHLFGEWRVENERLRHLAATEPPGDRIDIRFRATEVNAVLHRAKGRTYDVRVELDGAPLKPEAAGADVHWDDDGHSYLLIDAGRMYRILDSPQYGDHILSLYADSADFALYAYTFGACTTAGE
- the rsmA gene encoding ribosomal RNA small subunit methyltransferase A, encoding MPRRPKLGQHFLVSEGVARRIAALVPEGAPVIEVGPGHGALTGHLLERAAEYLGVELDAWLAERLEARFGQRPDFSLAGMDFLRFTPPPEMGDELVLIGNIPYAVSAKIAQRATAEPRYRRAVLMFQREFAQRLTAKAGQSDYGSLSVYIAYHWRARIALGVSRQKFRPAPRVDSAVVEFVRRTEPPVQVAEPARFFRLVRACFARRRKQLGNAAVGELGLEREDWLEALAAAGIERRRRAQELDLADFARLDRQL